In Bactrocera oleae isolate idBacOlea1 chromosome 5, idBacOlea1, whole genome shotgun sequence, a genomic segment contains:
- the LOC106619828 gene encoding uncharacterized protein — MEKRDKSWDIDTTMKLIKKVEQQRLLWDTHDIDFLNIVKKRRVFSEIGLEFGCIGSEIERKWRELRNQYRREKLQYSTLNAMPSWFAYEHMRFVDNHDSCNSLTLAPTSPVSINSSIAEASKAYFHAYKLQNGKYPPSSDTISEVEQSQIADRDEFEIFAEGVAAKLRKIQDPRVQLCVQRDIDNALYDALMKNAVPKRNSISAMTSASSNNRYKSLKYIVPVVERHFTGMQL; from the exons ATGGAAAAACGTGATAAGAGTTGGGATATTGACACaacaatgaaattaattaaaaaagtcgAACAGCAACGATTGCTGTGGGACACACATGACATTGATTTTCTGAATATTGTGAAGAAACGACGTGTTTTCAGTGAGATTGGTTTGGAATTTGGCTGTATTGGTTCTGAAATTGAACGCAAATGGCGAGAATTGCGAAACCAATATCGACGTGAAAAATTGCAATACAGCACCTTGAACGCAATGCCCTCATGGTTTGCATACGAACATATGCGCTTCGTGGATAACCACGATTCg TGCAACTCCTTGACCCTGGCACCAACATCACCAGTTTCAATAAACTCCTCTATTGCCGAAGCTTCTAAAGCATACTTTCATGCATATAAATTACAGAATGGTAAATATCCTCCGTCCAGTGACACAATATCTGAAGTTGAACAATCACAAATAGCTGATAGGgatgaatttgaaattttcgctgAGGGCGTAGCAGCTAAGTTACGAAAAATTCAAGATCCTCGTGTTCAGCTGTGTGTGCAACGCGATATCGATAATGCACTCTATGATGCATTGATGAAAAATGCAGTACCAAAACGTAACTCAATTAGTGCCATGACAAGTGCCAGTAGTAATAACAGATATAAATCGCTTAAATACATTGTGCCTG TGGTAGAACGGCACTTTACTGGAATGCAGCTGTGA